A stretch of Henckelia pumila isolate YLH828 chromosome 4, ASM3356847v2, whole genome shotgun sequence DNA encodes these proteins:
- the LOC140865533 gene encoding probable Histone-lysine N-methyltransferase ATXR5 — protein MAPSSIPSAPGSQPQLGASGIAKGRKYRSLKEIMKVAKRVVAAENVEECGGGGGNCYSRVACEQCGSGERDDELMLCDRCDRGYHMLCLRPIVARIPIGPWFCPACSDDNNRPLKSFTQKKIVEFFRIQKCGESTGKCASPQDAKKRRRRSIVFHKKRRRLLPYISSEDPVRKLVQMRSLASALTALSMEFSNELTYAPGMATKLSNQAMYEDGGMQVLPKEDIETLELCRAMYGRGECPPLIVTFDSCEGYTVEADSPIKDMTFIAEYTGDVDFILNREQDDCDSMMTLLLATDPSKSLVVCPDKRGNIARFINGINNYTPEGRKKQNVKCVRYCVNGECRVLLVATRDISKGERLYYDYNGYEQEYPTHNFV, from the exons ATGGCGCCGTCCTCAATCCCATCGGCTCCCGGGAGCCAGCCGCAGCTCGGAGCCTCCGGGATAGCTAAGGGGAGGAAGTACAGGTCATTGAAGGAGATCATGAAGGTGGCCAAGCGTGTGGTGGCGGCGGAGAATGTCGAGGAATGTGGCGGCGGCGGTGGTAATTGTTACAGCCGGGTGGCTTGCGAGCAATGCGGCTCCGGCGAACGAGATGATGAGCTGATGTTGTGCGATAGATGTGACAGAGGATATCACATGCTCTGCCTCCGCCCGATCGTGGCCCGAATTCCTATCGGGCCGTGGTTCTGCCCCGCCTGCTCCGACGATAACAATCGGCCGCTTAAAA GTTTCACGCAGAAGAAGATTGTCGAGTTTTTTAGGATTCAGAAATGTGGAGAATCCACAGGGAAATGTGCTTCTCCTCAAG ATGCTAAAAAGCGCCGAAGACGTTCTATAGTGTTTCACAAGAAGCGTAGGAGATTGTTGCCATATATTTCATCAGAAGATCCTGTAAGAAAGCTAGTTCAGATGAGATCTCTTGCCTCGGCTTTGACAGCACTGAGCATGGAATTCAGCAATGAACTTACTTACGCCCCTGGCATGGCGACTAAATTATCCAATCAAGCTATGTATGAAGATGGTGGCATGCAG GTGCTTCCCAAAGAAGACATTGAAACATTAGAGTTGTGTAGGGCTATGTATGGTAGAGGCGAATGCCCCCCTCTTATCGTCACCTTTGATTCGTGTGAAGG TTATACAGTAGAAGCCGATAGTCCCATAAAAGATATGACATTTATTGCAGAGTATACAGGCGATGTGGATTTTATCCTGAATCGGGAGCAAGATGATTGTGACAGCATGATGACTCTTCTTTTAGCAACTGATCCATCTAAAAGTCTTGTTGTTTGCCCAGATAAGCGTGGGAATATTGCTCGCTTTATCAATGGCATAAACAACTACACACC GGAGGGCAGAAAGAAGCAGAATGTTAAATGTGTGAGATACTGTGTCAATGGTGAATGCCGAGTGCTTCTGGTTGCAACTCGTGATATTTCAAAAGGGGAGAGGCTATATTACGACTACAATGGATATGAACAGGAGTACCCAACCCATAATTTTGTCTAG
- the LOC140864749 gene encoding uncharacterized protein isoform X1 has product MLAWSTLLAFLIALEIYGNGKSSRAGFGIVPEELTEDNYEHWKLCLKNYLVGHDLWGVVSGKEDEPDKTQKHEHEEWKKKNALALHAIKMSSGPGVYSKFKAARISARYAWSHLAEKAKKPHAVHFSDHEDESSMEDQARSEYLEYEPLYKVIEAGDLNSTLDFLKQRPHGVRARVSSHNDTALHIAILSGHMRIAEELVKLMEPKDLELINEFGATALSLTAVSGAEKLAKSMVSKNKHLLRMANEHEDGHLPIIVAAQYGQKHIVHYFYKVTPKDELSPEKGENGAMLLNCLITAEIYDVASMLLKRYPRLGITPDHNGSHTLKILAHKPSAFPSGTKLAIWEKWIYSCVRIHSPWEDERVSQIRRWSTSNDYRIEIRVSSDEEITEIAHRGLKMKSQVKTAVVRLLHGLGWSILRCIVPDIRHIHHRKLVHDEAVKLLSCVFREMRKLDVSQLERMDIDKIIYDAIKYGIVEFIVEMIRYQPEIIWRKDKKGRTIFSHAIILRQEKIFSLIYDLGTKKSIMARRHDLFGNNYLHLAAKLSPSSQLERVSGAALQMQRELQWFKEVESIVQPKLKEEMNENNRTPEMLFSEEHKNLFKDAERWMKNTAGSSMIVGTLIAAVMFTTAFTVPGGNLNDTGLPTLLKFERRAFLFFMVSNAISMFSSSTSVLMFLGILTARYAEKDFLKSLPTKLIAGLICLFFSIVTMMASFGSALYLILHKELVWVTVPIIVVSTVPIALFSCLQFPILLEMICRTYGSGIFDKPKKHLLRYSS; this is encoded by the exons ATGTTGGCATGGAGTACGCTGCTCGCTTTTCTTATTGCACTTGAAATCTATG GTAATGGTAAGTCGAGTAGAGCAGGTTTTGGGATTGTGCCAGAGGAACTGACCGAGGACAACTATGAGCACTGGAAACTTTGCCTTAAAAATTATCTAGTCGGCCATGATCTCTGGGGAGTTGTTTCAGGAAAGGAGGATGAACCAGATAAGACGCAAAAACACGAACATGAGGAATGGAAGAAGAAAAATGCACTTGCCCTGCATGCCATCAAAATGTCGTCTGGACCAGGAGTGTACTCGAAGTTTAAAGCAGCACGCATCTCTGCACGTTATGCATGGAGTCACTTGGCTGAAAAGGCAAAGAAGCCACATGCAGTACATTTTTCTGATCATGAAGATGAAAGTTCTATGGAAGATCAAG CAAGAAGTGAATACCTTGAATACGAACCCTTGTACAAGGTAATTGAAGCAGGTGATTTGAATTCAACATTAGATTTCCTCAAACAAAGGCCACATGGTGTGAGGGCAAGAGTTTCATCGCATAACGATACAGCTCTTCACATTGCTATTTTATCTGGGCACATGAGAATCGCAGAAGAATTGGTGAAGTTGATGGAACCGAAGGACTTGGAACTGATCAATGAATTCGGTGCCACAGCCCTGTCTCTAACTGCTGTATCTGGTGCTGAGAAACTAGCAAAGTCAATGGTAAGCAAAAACAAGCACTTGCTTAGAATGGCAAACGAACATGAAGATGGGCACCTTCCGATAATTGTTGCTGCACAGTATGGACAGAAACATATCGTCCATTATTTCTACAAAGTTACGCCAAAGGATGAACTAAGTCCCGAAAAGGGAGAAAATGGAGCCATGCTTCTTAATTGTCTTATCACTGCCGAGATTTATG ATGTTGCTTCGATGCTATTAAAACGGTATCCACGATTGGGCATAACCCCTGACCACAACGGAAGCCACACACTCAAAATATTGGCGCACAAGCCTTCTGCATTCCCTAGTGGAACTAAGCTTGCAATATGGGAGAAATGGATCTACTCCT GTGTAAGGATACATTCACCATGGGAAGATGAACGCGTGTCGCAAATTCGAAGATGGAGCACTTCCAATGATTACCGTATTGAAATTCGTGTGTCAAGTGATGAAGAAATCACTGAAATAGCGCACAGAGGCCTAAAAATGAAAAGTCAAG TAAAAACAGCAGTAGTGAGACTCTTGCACGGGTTGGGGTGGAGTATTTTACGATGTATTG TTCCAGATATCAGGCATATACATCACAGGAAATTAGTGCATGATGAAGCTGTCAAGCTCCTAAGTTGTGTTTTCAGGGAAATGAGAAAATTGGACGTGTCACAGCTCGAAAGGATGGACATTGACAAAATAATCTACGATGCTATCAAGTATGGAATCGTAGAGTTCATCGTTGAAATGATCAGATACCAACCTGAAATCATATGGagaaaagataaaaaaggaagAACAATCTTTTCACATGCAATCATTCTGCGACAGGAGAAGATTTTTAGTCTCATTTATGATCTAGGAACAAAGAAGAGCATAATGGCTCGTAGACACGATCTTTTTGGCAATAACTATCTACATTTAGCAGCAAAACTATCACCTTCTTCTCAACTCGAGCGTGTATCGGGGGCAGCCCTTCAGATGCAAAGGGAACTTCAATGGTTTAAG GAAGTGGAATCCATTGTACAGCCAAAGCTTAAAGAAGAAATGAACGAGAACAATCGAACACCAGAAATGCTATTCAGTGAAGAACACAAGAATCTGTTCAAAGACGCGGAAAGATGGATGAAGAACACAGCCGGATCAAGTATGATTGTGGGAACCCTCATTGCTGCGGTTATGTTCACCACAGCTTTCACAGTACCGGGTGGCAATCTAAATGATACGGGACTACCAACTTTATTAAAATTCGAAAGGCGTGCCTTTCTGTTCTTCATGGTTTCGAATGCAATATCAATGTTCAGTTCCTCAACTTCAGTGCTTATGTTCTTGGGAATTCTTACAGCAAGATATGCAGAAAAAGATTTTCTCAAGTCATTGCCAACAAAGCTGATTGCTGGGCTTATATGCTTGTTCTTCTCCATAGTTACCATGATGGCATCCTTTGGATCTGCATTATACTTGATTTTGCACAAAGAATTGGTTTGGGTTACAGTTCCGATCATCGTGGTCTCCACGGTTCCCATCGCGCTTTTCTCTTGTCTGCAGTTTCCTATCTTGCTTGAGATGATATGCAGAACTTATGGATCAGGGATTTTCGATAAACCGAAGAAACACTTGCTTCGTTACTCAAGCTAG
- the LOC140864749 gene encoding uncharacterized protein isoform X2: MSSGPGVYSKFKAARISARYAWSHLAEKAKKPHAVHFSDHEDESSMEDQARSEYLEYEPLYKVIEAGDLNSTLDFLKQRPHGVRARVSSHNDTALHIAILSGHMRIAEELVKLMEPKDLELINEFGATALSLTAVSGAEKLAKSMVSKNKHLLRMANEHEDGHLPIIVAAQYGQKHIVHYFYKVTPKDELSPEKGENGAMLLNCLITAEIYDVASMLLKRYPRLGITPDHNGSHTLKILAHKPSAFPSGTKLAIWEKWIYSCVRIHSPWEDERVSQIRRWSTSNDYRIEIRVSSDEEITEIAHRGLKMKSQVKTAVVRLLHGLGWSILRCIVPDIRHIHHRKLVHDEAVKLLSCVFREMRKLDVSQLERMDIDKIIYDAIKYGIVEFIVEMIRYQPEIIWRKDKKGRTIFSHAIILRQEKIFSLIYDLGTKKSIMARRHDLFGNNYLHLAAKLSPSSQLERVSGAALQMQRELQWFKEVESIVQPKLKEEMNENNRTPEMLFSEEHKNLFKDAERWMKNTAGSSMIVGTLIAAVMFTTAFTVPGGNLNDTGLPTLLKFERRAFLFFMVSNAISMFSSSTSVLMFLGILTARYAEKDFLKSLPTKLIAGLICLFFSIVTMMASFGSALYLILHKELVWVTVPIIVVSTVPIALFSCLQFPILLEMICRTYGSGIFDKPKKHLLRYSS, translated from the exons ATGTCGTCTGGACCAGGAGTGTACTCGAAGTTTAAAGCAGCACGCATCTCTGCACGTTATGCATGGAGTCACTTGGCTGAAAAGGCAAAGAAGCCACATGCAGTACATTTTTCTGATCATGAAGATGAAAGTTCTATGGAAGATCAAG CAAGAAGTGAATACCTTGAATACGAACCCTTGTACAAGGTAATTGAAGCAGGTGATTTGAATTCAACATTAGATTTCCTCAAACAAAGGCCACATGGTGTGAGGGCAAGAGTTTCATCGCATAACGATACAGCTCTTCACATTGCTATTTTATCTGGGCACATGAGAATCGCAGAAGAATTGGTGAAGTTGATGGAACCGAAGGACTTGGAACTGATCAATGAATTCGGTGCCACAGCCCTGTCTCTAACTGCTGTATCTGGTGCTGAGAAACTAGCAAAGTCAATGGTAAGCAAAAACAAGCACTTGCTTAGAATGGCAAACGAACATGAAGATGGGCACCTTCCGATAATTGTTGCTGCACAGTATGGACAGAAACATATCGTCCATTATTTCTACAAAGTTACGCCAAAGGATGAACTAAGTCCCGAAAAGGGAGAAAATGGAGCCATGCTTCTTAATTGTCTTATCACTGCCGAGATTTATG ATGTTGCTTCGATGCTATTAAAACGGTATCCACGATTGGGCATAACCCCTGACCACAACGGAAGCCACACACTCAAAATATTGGCGCACAAGCCTTCTGCATTCCCTAGTGGAACTAAGCTTGCAATATGGGAGAAATGGATCTACTCCT GTGTAAGGATACATTCACCATGGGAAGATGAACGCGTGTCGCAAATTCGAAGATGGAGCACTTCCAATGATTACCGTATTGAAATTCGTGTGTCAAGTGATGAAGAAATCACTGAAATAGCGCACAGAGGCCTAAAAATGAAAAGTCAAG TAAAAACAGCAGTAGTGAGACTCTTGCACGGGTTGGGGTGGAGTATTTTACGATGTATTG TTCCAGATATCAGGCATATACATCACAGGAAATTAGTGCATGATGAAGCTGTCAAGCTCCTAAGTTGTGTTTTCAGGGAAATGAGAAAATTGGACGTGTCACAGCTCGAAAGGATGGACATTGACAAAATAATCTACGATGCTATCAAGTATGGAATCGTAGAGTTCATCGTTGAAATGATCAGATACCAACCTGAAATCATATGGagaaaagataaaaaaggaagAACAATCTTTTCACATGCAATCATTCTGCGACAGGAGAAGATTTTTAGTCTCATTTATGATCTAGGAACAAAGAAGAGCATAATGGCTCGTAGACACGATCTTTTTGGCAATAACTATCTACATTTAGCAGCAAAACTATCACCTTCTTCTCAACTCGAGCGTGTATCGGGGGCAGCCCTTCAGATGCAAAGGGAACTTCAATGGTTTAAG GAAGTGGAATCCATTGTACAGCCAAAGCTTAAAGAAGAAATGAACGAGAACAATCGAACACCAGAAATGCTATTCAGTGAAGAACACAAGAATCTGTTCAAAGACGCGGAAAGATGGATGAAGAACACAGCCGGATCAAGTATGATTGTGGGAACCCTCATTGCTGCGGTTATGTTCACCACAGCTTTCACAGTACCGGGTGGCAATCTAAATGATACGGGACTACCAACTTTATTAAAATTCGAAAGGCGTGCCTTTCTGTTCTTCATGGTTTCGAATGCAATATCAATGTTCAGTTCCTCAACTTCAGTGCTTATGTTCTTGGGAATTCTTACAGCAAGATATGCAGAAAAAGATTTTCTCAAGTCATTGCCAACAAAGCTGATTGCTGGGCTTATATGCTTGTTCTTCTCCATAGTTACCATGATGGCATCCTTTGGATCTGCATTATACTTGATTTTGCACAAAGAATTGGTTTGGGTTACAGTTCCGATCATCGTGGTCTCCACGGTTCCCATCGCGCTTTTCTCTTGTCTGCAGTTTCCTATCTTGCTTGAGATGATATGCAGAACTTATGGATCAGGGATTTTCGATAAACCGAAGAAACACTTGCTTCGTTACTCAAGCTAG
- the LOC140864919 gene encoding protein MKS1-like gives MDPPEVFSTRPPPRKELQGPRPAVLKVNKDSFKIRKPPVPPPANGQPPQEPPPPEDRQPVIIYAVSPKVIHTTVTDFMKLVQRLTGNASSAAASSGAAGDLSPAARIASIEQTSASPKDREITANSSNPTGVDDILCNILESTDIEVGPVPGILSPAPGALQPISPGFFSPAGDPFAMMAYNNMFIPSPSTLFSSPMVSPSTLFSAPMVSPSPSSCDLFNPFFDF, from the coding sequence ATGGATCCTCCGGAGGTTTTCTCCACCAGGCCGCCGCCCAGAAAGGAGCTGCAGGGCCCTCGCCCCGCCGTGCTCAAAGTCAACAAAGACTCCTTCAAGATCAGAAAGCCACCGGTCCCGCCGCCGGCCAACGGCCAACCACCGCAAGAACCTCCACCTCCGGAAGACCGACAGCCGGTCATAATCTACGCCGTTTCTCCCAAAGTCATACACACCACCGTCACCGACTTCATGAAATTGGTCCAGCGCCTCACCGGGAACGCTTCCTCCGCCGCCGCGTCAAGCGGAGCAGCTGGGGACCTCTCTCCGGCTGCCCGAATCGCTTCCATAGAGCAAACGAGCGCGTCTCCTAAAGATAGAGAAATCACGGCTAACAGCAGTAATCCTACTGGTGTTGATGATATTCTGTGCAATATCCTTGAAAGCACAGATATTGAAGTGGGTCCAGTTCCCGGAATACTTTCTCCGGCGCCAGGGGCTCTGCAACCAATCTCGCCGGGGTTCTTCTCTCCGGCCGGGGACCCATTTGCAATGATGGCGTACAATAACATGTTCATACCTAGTCCGTCGACCCTGTTTTCCTCTCCAATGGTGTCTCCATCGACGCTGTTTTCTGCTCCAATGGTGTCTCCTTCACCATCTTCTTGCGATCTCTTCAATCCATTCTTTGACTTTTAG
- the LOC140865685 gene encoding uncharacterized protein → MACEMSGYDIWLGKPQSVKERRENFFCKMGFGESSGALDESEAMGSGRITESSGAVSSSCGLFDSWEGDYSPFEARGSNSEAGFSVDYSDQDWLDDLEETNANIESVKQCEMDQNQASVEEGGVMDNRTKKAIRWWRHLTQRMKRSQAVKESNESKTFADSRSSSRVRIEQNGKRCVECSAVYAGQEINAHNGLIWTMKFSPDGQYLASGGEDGLVRIWRVGSVDVDSNTEKCRFGSQDVDKKNDSIKKKSSHLSIIIPGKTFFIEEKPVRTFRGHSSDVLDLAWSKSNYLLSSSMDRTVRLWRVDSDECLGVFHHSNYVTCVQFNPADESYFVSGSIDGKIRIWGVTSGRVEDWINAHDIVTAVSYQPCGKGIVVGSISGTCSFFERSTDNELLLNAEINFLGRKKSSGNKIAGIQFLKDDPRRVMITSEDSKIRILDGLEVVRKYRGLAKSGTQMSASFTSDGRHIISVGEDSRVYMWNSDDLSIQTLKQAKSIRSFEHFFCAGVSVAIPRSEFHTEQNDDGSNSGMATKNNQDSISRLWESERFSLANWFSMDGSSKGSITWPEEKLPSWDFPSSEQDCKPCNDYGDHHLHQHKVDNHSSRTISSTWDLVFVTANWDGTIRTFHNYGLPVRT, encoded by the exons ATGGCCTGTGAAATGTCGGGGTATGATATTTGGTTGGGAAAGCCGCAGAGTGTTAAGGAAAGAAGGGAAAATTTCTTTTGCAAAATGGGATTTGGTGAGAGTTCTGGTGCTTTAGATGAATCTGAGGCAATGGGGTCGGGAAGGATTACTGAATCAAGTGGAGCAGTTTCAAGTTCTTGTGGATTGTTCGATTCCTGGGAGGGTGACTATTCCCCGTTCGAAGCACGGGGATCGAATAGTGAAGCAGGTTTTTCAGTGGATTATTCTGACCAGGATTGGTTGGATGATCTTGAAGAAACCAATGCAAACATTGAGTCTGTTAAACAATGTGAAATGGATCAAAATCAGGCTAGTGTTGAAGAGGGTGGAGTCATGGATAATAGAACGAAGAAAGCGATAAGATGGTGGAGACACTTGACACAGAGGATGAAGAGAAGCCAAGCTGTTAAAGAATCAAATGAGTCCAAAACATTTGCTGATTCACGAAGCTCGAGTAGAGTTAGAATCGAACAGAACGGGAAGCGGTGTGTGGAGTGCAGTGCTGTCTACGCCGGACAAGAGATTAATGCTCATAATGGCCTGATTTGGACCATGAAATTTAGTCCTGATGGCCAGTACCTGGCTAGTGGAGGTGAAGATGGATTAGTTCGTATCTGGCGTGTTGGCTCTGTGGATGTTGATTCCAATACCGAGAAATGCAGATTTGGTAGCCAAGATGTCGACAAAAAGAACGATTCCATTAAGAAAAAATCGAGCCATTTGTCGATCATCATCCCTGGAAAGACTTTCTTCATTGAAGAGAAGCCGGTGCGGACTTTCCGGGGACATAGCAGTGATGTTTTGGACCTTGCGTGGTCTAAATCTAAT TATCTTCTATCGTCATCGATGGACAGAACAGTTCGATTGTGGCGTGTAGACTCGGATGAATGCCTCGGTGTTTTCCATCACAGCAATTATG TGACCTGTGTTCAATTCAATCCTGCTGATGAGAGCTACTTCGTCAGTGGTTCGATAGACGGCAAAATTCGAATTTGGGGAGTCACGAGTGGGAGAGTTGAGGATTGGATCAATGCTCATGATATCGTGACAGCAGTATCCTACCAGCCTTGCGGAAAG GGTATTGTCGTCGGCTCGATTTCCGGTACGTGTAGTTTCTTCGAAAGATCAACAGACAATGAGTTGCTGCTGAATGCAGAGATCAACTTTCTTGGAAGAAAGAAATCATCTGGCAACAAAATTGCTGGCATCCAG TTTCTTAAAGACGACCCTCGAAGAGTGATGATAACATCAGAGGATTCCAAGATTCGAATTCTTGATGGGCTTGAGGTTGTCAGGAAATACAGAG GCTTGGCAAAATCGGGTACTCAAATGTCAGCATCATTTACATCAGACGGAAGGCACATAATATCCGTTGGGGAGGACTCCCGCGTCTATATGTGGAACAGTGATGATTTATCCATCCAAACGTTGAAACAAGCTAAATCAATTCGTTCTTTTGAGCACTTCTTCTGCGCAGGCGTGTCCGTGGCCATACCACGGTCAGAGTTCCACACAGAACAAAACGATGACGGCTCTAATTCTGGTATGGCAACAAAGAACAACCAAGATTCCATATCGAGGTTGTGGGAATCAGAACGGTTCTCCCTAGCAAATTGGTTTTCCATGGATGGTTCCTCCAAGGGCTCGATAACATGGCCTGAAGAGAAGCTCCCATCGTGGGATTTTCCCTCGAGCGAGCAGGATTGTAAGCCATGCAACGACTACGGTGATCACCATCTTCATCAGCATAAGGTTGACAACCATAGCTCAAGAACCATATCCTCTACATGGGATCTCGTTTTCGTGACAGCTAATTGGGATGGCACGATCAGGACGTTCCACAACTATGGACTTCCGGTTAGAACTTAG
- the LOC140860842 gene encoding uncharacterized protein yields the protein MADANGVNEEINQLITAAVERAKAARAKTNPPPPPPGQNAQLEEIRKLKEEMELLKKKQSGYLATPVRNIPFSPEILESELPKNFKFPHIGEYDGKGDPDEHLSRFENAALLHKYFDPIKCQVFLNTLIGPAQQWFKLLCQGDIKEFKDFSKAFLHHFASSKKHPTTTLSLFTIKQQVPTATTDLSAFTQGLATGDFLKSLIKKPSSTYDEVLARAEKYVNLEEVQVSRMNNGMDRPPSPKNARAPNTPRRMGPSPRPELLGQFTSFTPLRMGKTQVMRICEEKRLLQRPPWSEQGPRRPKSDKYCDFHNEYGHNTNDCRQLEQEIERIIQQEPGMRDRLARQKGGYPSNKRSHEGPDHYAPKPRPGPPQGNFQRPNQNQPGNNQGPPPPTKGVINMISGGPTDGDSNRARKTSSRKLSNMEIADQVVRTGPTLFFGPGDLKGFSDTTHNDALVIRALVANYDVARIFLDSGSSVNVLFQ from the exons ATGGCTGATGCAAATGGAGTCAACGAAGAAATAAATCAACTTATCACTGCTGCTGTCGAAAGAGCTAAGGCTGCAAGGGCGAAAACCAATCCCCCTCCCCCACCACCAGGTCAGAACGCGCAGTTAGAGGAAATCAGGAAACTGAAGGAGGAGATGGAGCTCTTGAAGAAAAAACAATCCGGATACCTAGCCACGCCAGTGCGGAATATTCCCTTCTCTCCTGAAATATTGGAGTCCGAACTCCCCAAAAACTTTAAATTTCCGCATATTGGGGAATATGATGGGAAAGGGGACCCGGATGAGCATCTGTCCCGTTTTGAGAATGCGGCGTTGTTGCACAAATATTTTGACCCGATCAAGTGTCAGGTCTTTCTCAATACTTTGATAGGACCGGCTCAACAATGGTTCAAATTATTATGCCAAGGAGATATCAAGGAGTTCAAGGATTTCAGCAAGGCCTTCCTACACCACTTTGCTAGTAGCAAAAAACACCCTACGACTACTCTTAGTCTTTTTACTATCAAACAGCAAG TACCTACTGCCACCACTGACCTGAGTGCCTTTACCCAAGGACTTGCTACAGGGGATTTTCTTAAATCCCTGATCAAAAAACCGTCGTCTACCTACGATGAAGTGCTTGCTCGGGCCGAAAAATATGTGAATCTAGAGGAGGTACAAGTTTCCCGTATGAATAATGGGATGGACAGGCCACCAAGTCCGAAGAACGCCCGGGCCCCTAACACACCTCGGAGGATGGGACCATCTCCCCGACCCGAGCTGCTTGGGCAATTCACTTCTTTCACTCCTCTAAGGATGGGTAAAACTCAGGTTATGCgaatatgtgaagaaaaaaGACTTCTACAGAGACCTCCATGGAGCGAGCAGGGGCCCCGTAGACCAAAGTCTGACAAGTATTGTGACTTTCACAATGAGTATGGGCACAATACTAATGATTGTCGTCAACTGGAGCAGGAAATTGAAAGAATAATACAACAGGAGCCAGGGATGAGGGATAGGTTGGCACGACAAAAAGGAGGATATCCCTCGAATAAAAGGAGTCACGAAGGTCCTGATCATTACGCACCAAAACCCCGACCTGGTCCACCCCAGGGAAATTTCCAACGCCCGAACCAGAATCAGCCCGGGAATAACCAGGGACCACCCCCTCCCACAAAAGGTGTTATCAACATGATATCTGGGGGACCGACTGATGGAGATTCCAATAGGGCAAGGAAGACAAGTAGTCGGAAACTGAGCAACATGGAGATAGCTGACCAGGTGGTTAGAACAGGCCCGACCCTTTTCTTTGGCCCGGGTGATTTGAAAGGTTTTTCGGATACTACTCATAATGATGCATTGGTTATTCGAGCTCTGGTCGCTAATTATGACGTGGCCCGAATTTTTTTGGATTCGGGAAGCTCGGTCAATGTACTGTTCCAATAA